Proteins from one Bactrocera neohumeralis isolate Rockhampton chromosome 3, APGP_CSIRO_Bneo_wtdbg2-racon-allhic-juicebox.fasta_v2, whole genome shotgun sequence genomic window:
- the LOC126752300 gene encoding uncharacterized protein LOC126752300, which translates to MDEELFSQENEYEEFVAINNQSPPPEAEIPQSSQRRRFQVSAPYNVQLRHSILQPDNLQQQDTVTQGIKEILRNQKVLMTRMDDIEKTLKENVIDKGLLLAQTHTLRECKVVLAKVHHSIGRLVGEIENPMQIEIASRLPICTLDAALDFEDKLNSKEFADETRRAYDKVMVNLYANKKDRQLTRIQSMR; encoded by the exons atggatgAAGAATTATTTAGCCAAGAGAATGAATATGAAGAATTTGTGGCGATAAATAACCAGTCACCACCACCGGAAGCCGAAATACCccaat catcACAAAGAAGAAGGTTTCAAGTTTCAGCGCCATACAATGTTCAGCTACGACACAGCATTCTACAGCCAGACAACCTTCAACAGCAGGACACag taacTCAAGGTATTAAGGAAATCCTAAGAAACCAAAAGGTGCTGATGACAAGGATGGATGACATTGAGAAAACCCTCaaagaaaat GTTATTGATAAAGGTCTTCTATTGGCTCAAACACACACGCTGCGCGAATGTAAGGTGGTTTTAGCTAAAGTCCATCACTCCATTGGACGATTGGTAGGAGAAATAGAAAATCCCATGCAAATTGAAATAGCGTCAAGACTACCAATCTGCACACTAGACGCCGCGCTGGATTTCGAAGATAAACTAAATTCCAAAGAGTTTGCTGACGAAACG AGACGAGCATATGACAAAGTGATggtaaatttgtatgcaaataaaaaggATAGACAACTCACACGTATTCAAAGTATGCGATAG